DNA sequence from the Sinorhizobium sp. RAC02 genome:
GGCGTAGGTTTTTGCGTTGATGACCTGCGGCACGAGGCAGATATCGGCGAGAGACACCGTATCGCCATGGCAGAACCGGCCGGTCTCGGCGCTTGTCGAAAGCGCGGTCTCCAGCGCGAAAAATCCTTCGGCGATCCAGTGGTTGTACCAGCGGGCGACCGCCTCATCCGGCAGGCCGAGCGGCCCGCGCAGGTAATTAAGCACCCGAAGATTGTCGATCGGATGCACATCGCAGGCGATGATCTGCGCAAGCGCGCGGACCCAGGCCCTGCCTGCGGCATCACCGGGCAGCAACGGCGGCTCGGGCCGCGTCTCGTCCAGGTATTCGATGATGGCGAGCGACTGCGTGAACGTCTTTCCGTCGATCTCCAGCGCCGGGACCAGACCCTGCGGATTGATCCGGCGATAGTCCGGCTGGTTCTGTTCGCCGCGCCGCAAGTGATGCGGAATGGTTGTGTACGCCACGCCCTTGAGGTTGAGCGCGATGCGCACCCGGAACGAGGCCGACGAGCGGTAGTAGCCGTGGAGAGTGACGGGTTCGCTCATGTGACCGACACCCGAAGCGGCGGAAGGCCATCGATGCGGGCTTCGAGCGCGTCACCGCGCACCACGGCACCGACGCCCTCTGGCGTGCCGGTATAGATGAGGTCACCGGGGGCGAGGTCCATGTAGCGCGACAGCCAGTGGATGATCTCGTCGACCGACCAGATCAGCTTGGCGAGCCTGCTTTCCTGCCGGCGCTCGCCGTTGACGTCGAGCGTCACCGTCGCCTCCGCAACCGCATTCCACCGTGCGACGGGAACGATCTCGCCGATCGGCGCGGAGCGGTCGAAGGCCTTGCCCATGTCCCACGGGCGGCCTTTTTCACGGGCGGCGATCTGCACGTCGCGGCGCGTCATGTCGAGGCCGACGGCATAACCGAAGATATGGGACGCGGCGTCCGCGACCGGAATGTCGGCGCCGGCCTTGCCGATGGCGACGACCAGCTCGACCTCGTAATGGTAGTTGCCGGTCATCCGGGGATAGGGAATGCGCGCGCCGTCCAGCTCCACTGTATCGCCGGGTTTCAGGAAGAAGAACGGCTCCTCCCGGTCGACCGCAAAACCCATTTCCCGCGCAT
Encoded proteins:
- the maiA gene encoding maleylacetoacetate isomerase, whose protein sequence is MSEPVTLHGYYRSSASFRVRIALNLKGVAYTTIPHHLRRGEQNQPDYRRINPQGLVPALEIDGKTFTQSLAIIEYLDETRPEPPLLPGDAAGRAWVRALAQIIACDVHPIDNLRVLNYLRGPLGLPDEAVARWYNHWIAEGFFALETALSTSAETGRFCHGDTVSLADICLVPQVINAKTYALDLSPFPTLKRIADAALALTAFEQALPANQEDAE
- a CDS encoding fumarylacetoacetate hydrolase family protein, translated to MTSSYVFQPPSVSTVPVVGGGNYPVRRIYCVGRNYEAHAREMGFAVDREEPFFFLKPGDTVELDGARIPYPRMTGNYHYEVELVVAIGKAGADIPVADAASHIFGYAVGLDMTRRDVQIAAREKGRPWDMGKAFDRSAPIGEIVPVARWNAVAEATVTLDVNGERRQESRLAKLIWSVDEIIHWLSRYMDLAPGDLIYTGTPEGVGAVVRGDALEARIDGLPPLRVSVT